From the genome of Branchiostoma lanceolatum isolate klBraLanc5 chromosome 11, klBraLanc5.hap2, whole genome shotgun sequence:
TTATAGAATCAGTGACTACAAGAAGCTATAAAAACTTGAGATCTGAAGACAAACCACGGTAGACAAAGACTTACCTGTCGGGCCTCTATTGTCGGATTGCTTTTGGTGAAGACGTAGAACATCGTGTTGATGTATTCAGGGGACTGCGGCACCACGCCACCGGTGTTGTCAAACGGGTACTCGTCCGAAAAACACCCCAGATTGTCGTAGCAGACGACTTGAGGTGGTCTTGGCGTGGTGGTCATCGCTGGTGTTGTCGTGGTGTGATGACCATGGTCTGTTGGCTTCTTCCTGGATGTTTGTGTCTGACCGTACACCCTCAGGATGTCCTGGTATGGTAGTGATCTGAGCTCCGAGGGTCGCTCCTTCTTGCCTTTTCGTACATTGTTGCGGATCTTGCCGGATTCAGCTGCAGTGAAATATGAGGAAGACTGTGGTAAGACATGCGCCTATGAACCACACGGTTCTTGTAAAGTACGAGTGTGGGTCAAAAAATAATTCAGAGGAACTgatctttgcttctaatggacTTTCAAAGGGCCGGGTGGTCACTTGAAATAAACTCAGCCCATAATAGATATccaaacaacaaattgagatatttcagtgtCAAGAAGACATGTGCTATTACCTTTGTGGCAAACTTCATCTCATTCGATAAAAAAATCAGCCTATTataaaaccacttgcattaCTTTTGACTCGCCCTCGTACATGAACATTGACAACGTTTAGACACAGTACTTTGAACTaaacatttattttgcaatGAAACAATGCTTCCTTTTGTTGGTTTTTCTCTGCTCTGCTCTCCGACTGTTCATGATTTCTTAATGCAAAACAGGAAAGTCGTGTTCCAAACACTATGAAATTAAAAACTTTCCGAAATATCAGTGGGTACGTAATACTACGTACTCAAAACAGGACAACCAAACCATTATcaagtagactggtttattttcaACTCATGGTGGACAAAAACTGTTCGTAGCCCAAGGGGCTAAATTGTACAGCTTAGTACAGCCTAGCGCCGTCTTGCACAGTCTTGCACATGCTTTGTCATACATAGAGTCAAGCACAGTGTACATTTATCAGAAATCTAAGAGTCTAATATACGCTTCATTACATAGAGATGTGTTAACGCTCCTTACCGAAGTCCGCTACAAGGACGACCACCACCACTACATACAGGATGTTCCACAGTCCGTTCATGTCTTTTCTCAGGTATGAAAGAAGAACCATAGAGGGAACCTTTTATTCACTCACACCAAGGTTGGAGGTCCGGAAAACACAAGGGCGCAGTGGCTAAAATTAAACCACATCGGGCGACTTTCATTTATTCCGGAATAACAAGAGTCAGCATAACAAGCTATAATTAGACCGGACAGTTTGTAGATGTGTCTATTATTATGATTGTTTGACGTCATAACAGGAAATGTATCATAACCGTATAAAATATCTTGCAAAATTTTGCTGACATGTTCCTGTCTAAGATTTATGTCGCGTTTTCTTTCTATTAATTAACATGATTATATTTGTATTGAACTTAGCAATTTGTAAACTTCCCAATTACGCTAAATCATTTGTGATGAAGCAAAGTAAGCCCAGAACACTGGAAAAAGCTGTGAATGACAATTTAATTTTTTCCATTCTTTTCTaactatatatattttttagtCTTCGAATTGATGTATTGTACATTACATTCCGCATTCTCTTACCATCGGTGTGGCGTATCAGTAAACACACAGTAAAGATAATGCATTGATAACATGTTTGTGCAAGACGTTACGTTTTTATCTGTCTCCACCCAGCCTACGTCATTCGTAACACACATTTTGGAAGCCTTTAAAGTTGAGGGTCATTTGGTTGGCCCGTACTAGTATATGTGATGACCAGTGTATCATACGTTGTGTCTCTTAAAATGAAATCAATATTTTAGTTATTGTTTTTTCTTGCTCATATTCACACTTATGTACCAGCGTATAAATGCATAACTTGAATGTCTGCTATTTTTCTCAGATATTTACCATGGCAACGTAATATAAGTTATTTTTGGTCAATAAACACTGTTCAAGTCGTAGACAGCTATATTATGTAATACCGGTAActtttttgtgatattttcctAACATTTTTACACCGGGAAAATACATTTACTCAGTGCCTTGCTTCATATATGCATAGCACAGTTGTCAGCTTATTACCACGTAACGTTATACAGAGCGCTCTGGGTTCGAGGTCTGGCAATGCATGCTGGGTACCTACATCCGGGAACCAAGATACTGGAACCATTTTATAGATACGCCAAGTGGCGCGATAATACTAGTGAGTTTGTAAAccgtttttatctccatgaaaaatggagatatagttttgggtgtgtctgtgtgtttgtgtttccgcactactgtagtcagcataactcaaaaacctcttgatggattacaatgatatttggtatgtgggcaggtgttgtgaagccaaagttcaaggtcgattttgggccccctggtatgtgaccttggtactgcagcagaacttcaatttttgtatcttatgacctggacgtgctgtggtcttgatttttgggtggcagatagcttgtggtgtaataaagaagtggtgtaggtttgggccccctagcagcttcctctagaactgcaggggcgtttttgtgaaaatcttctaaggagaataactgaacaaaggaacgacggatttccttgatatttagtatgcaggtagcttagatagagatgtacacaacgaagtgcaaattatgctactttggacttaatttgcatagataatgaggaaaatctatattcgagtgtgttttttttgcactttcactTACACTCCCTATAAAACTTTCGCTAAGTACTTTAATATGAAGGTCTTAGAATTGACTATCATGCTTTTAATAAGACCTGGATGTCTTcagtatacgttgatgaaggctagacatccaagtaataagatacgaatgtttcaaaattgtatccagttgcttgagtaactgtttttggccaGGCTTCCATATATCTTTCATGGAGGATAGTCGCTATTTGTCCAATGCCAATACTTCTTGTGAAATAAACATAAGAGACCGATCATGCTAAATATTTacttttgttttacattgtctagactttgttgaaattttgatcaAACGTAATAACTGTTATCCTtggttgatgttgttttttgccATATTTATTTGCCACTGATCAGTCACTATTGGTTCCTTTCGTTATTGATGTTCTGATattttgttgatatggacttttcatgttttatttgttcATAAGTActgtttgatttcaatgttctgtaatctttggttgatattgattttcttataatcatttgccaatgatactgttatctttgtttttatggatattacttatatctGCACagtagctcatttctgtttccacctttacttattgttttggatccgtggcttatgttatATTCCAGTACTTTATTTTtcacttgtttctattatgtgttgtttcattttgtgaaatgcaataaaaaaaaaaagaaatacaaaaaagaTTTACTTTAAGAAAGGGATGGATCATTCGCGAATCGCGATTGTAAGTTTTCGACAGCCTCTCCTTTTCTGAGAGCCTAATCGGTATACAGAGAGCCCTCCCCATAAGTGCAGCAACTGCCTcgccagcccccctccccacttcgcAAGTACAATCAAAGCCACACAGACATGGAATAACTTCCCAACAACAGTCGTTCATATTctatatgtttattttctgtgtgAGAAAAGATAGATtataaatattttgatatagtgAGGCTGATCCGATCGCCTACTCAGCAGTTGCCAGACGTCGTGAAGCTCATAGTTGATCCCGGCTGGATCTCGTAGTCACCGCAGTGCGAAAGCCTGTGGAACATTGACGTTAAATACATGTTGTGTACGTTGCAGAGAATTAAGCATATTCGTGCAGTCATTCAGGTAAGATTCACGTtaaatttcgatatgttgctctatcccataagattgtgtgtaatcaaactcatttgtatgcacctattcgtttgtatgtatgtcagtgtatgattgtatgtatgtatgtatagatgtagtagaccttacgaaagtcgctgtactgtgtaccgtgtcaataaagattgtggTACAATGTTTGAAGATCAGCAAACGCCCACACATatcaactcactcactcactcacacattcactcacattcactcactcactcactcactcactcattcactcactcacaaacagtctctctctctctctctctctctctctctctctctctctctctctctctctctctctctctctctctctctctctctctctctctctctctctctctctctctctcaaagaCAACTTAACGGAGTCGCTTGCCATGCTCTTACTGCAAGTTACCGTTAGCAGTATAAAGTGACGCAGCcgcaagttactcttcaagcagaggcatttttgtcgggctggTCTTTAACGtgattttaggcatttttgtcgggctttgtattttgtcccgttttctttatgtctttATGTATGGGTTGGCGACATttgaaaaatagaaagcccgacaaaaacgcctagaaacacgttaaaaaccagcctgatccattcctctgcttggagagttggtGCAAGTTTGACTTTTAAGTTACTCACGTGATGCCAGTGTTGGACTGCAGGTCTATCCGTGTGATTTTGAGCTCACTTGGACGCGACCAGAAGGACGTGCTGGCGGAAGCCTTGAAGGTGAGCTGCAGCTCGCTCGGCGTACCGACGCCGGCTCTGGACATGAACATGCCCGAATAGGTGCGGTCGTCTTCGAACGATTTACTGTCAGAACTGTGGGTGTAAAGGAACATGGCATGGCAAATGTGTTTGAGAGATTTGCTGTGGCAACCTTTCTCAGAATATGTCTTAAATATAAATCAAACTAACATCTAGCGAAGAACAAAAAACATCTTAGTTCTGTGAACAGCCATTTTAATTACAGAACTTCTAAGGAAACATTTTCACggatcccattgcatgctgggagacgcgGTGCATTGTGGGTAGCTCAGGGGCAAACAACCTCATTACCACCACAACCGCTTTTTCGTTAAACAACATCAAACCTACCTGAACAGGTTGGTCGCGTCCGTGGAGGCGTCTGTACCGATAATGGTGGCCTCTACTTGCCCTCGTGTTGTCCTGGCATATTTCTTAGTTCTGAATGATACTTTAAATTCAGTTCCTGTAATAAAAAACGAGGTTATAGCGCTAATAAACGAGGTTATAGCACTAATCCGGTAGACACTGAAAGTCCAAGCTAAGTCGTCCAAACTTAAAGGGGGAGagatcacctgttttgtcttcCCCTCCATTTTTGTACATGGAGGAgcttaatgaataaataaatagaaaataaaaattctCAAATTTGATTTTGACAAAAGTGATACTTTAAATTCACTGCctgttaagaaaaaacaaggtTTTAGCACTAATCCGTTGACACTGAAAGTCCAAGCTTAGTCGTCCAAAATATTCTCAAATTAGATTTCTTATTGACTGCTCGAACAAAGTAACCATCATTCCAACttatttaaagaaaaacaattagtcACCGCAAAATGAATTTTCGCCGAAGGTTGTAGTGAACATGGCGCCTCTCGCACTGGGGTCGGCGTCATAGCCCATCACTGCGTAGCTGCCATCGCTGTTATCCCAGCATGCCCCGCTCTCGTACTCGCTGTAGCTGTCGCAGCGGTGGGCCACGAACGAACATGGGCTGTTGATGGATTCGATCCAGTAGTCAACGGCTCTCGAGTGGCTGCAACTCGCCGAGTCGATAAGGCCGTTGGCATCTgtatttgaaaatttaaaaagaaaacggttaaaatttgaaaaaaaatgactaaGCATTGCTTtgctcccatcatcctttgcgaCCGGGTGCTCCCAAACGCTTCCAACGAGAAGGAATCATAATCACTTAAAGTACCGGGTACAACCTACGTCATCCTACGTCATGAAAATGGCAGTTGAGCGTCATAATTATAGTTCCAGTTCCTTTATGGAGGTCTATGTGCAACCTAACCTAGACTATGAGGTGGCCAAGTACAAcacaaatcagttatgcaaataagaggattctactgtatatcatGATCACCGCTCGGTGGTCGGCTGGCCCATGCTATTGGATGACGTAGGTTGTATCCCCTGTAAATGATTCCAATTTGAGTTCGTACGTACCGAAAGTGCCTGAAGTCAAACCAGATAGAACATCCGCTAGAGACTCTGCTACAGGATTTGACGGGCAGTTTGGCTGCCTGGCCCCGCCGTTAGGGTAGAAGTCCACGTCCCCAACTTTCGTCGCCATACCGAAGCCCACGTTGAAGTAGGGGACATCCGTGTGGATGACGTCAACAAAGGTGGCGGCGTTTGAGTTCAAACGGGCCGCCGGATCCGCAAGTTCAAACATTGGTCCAGCTGGGTCCAAACCTGGAAAAATCATATAAGATTCACAAACAATGTCATTCCCTATCATCGTTTCCCTATCAGATCTATATCATGTTACTGTAGGTCAATCTGATTGATATGATAAAGAACTGCGCCTCCGAGGCGTTGCCAAAATCCAAAATATAACTGTAATCCTAGTCAATCTGAGTAGCTTGGCTCCAGCCTGCCATGCCATGTTATAACGTAACCGAAGTTTAGCTTGACGGATATAACAAAAGGCTCCTCCCCTGAGGCGTCGACAAAAAACCTGGACGTATCCGTAATCCTGGATTCCAGGTAGCCTGGATCCGGCCTCCCACGTGGGCCTCTCCTGCCATACCATGTTACCGAAGTTCAACCTAACGGATATGACCAAGAGCTCCGCCCAtggggcgtcgccaaaaacctgGACGTACCTGTAACCCTGGCCAGTCCAGGTAGCCTGGATCCGGCCTCCCCTGCGAGATGTGCGCCCAGACTAAAGCCGATGAGGTGGAACTGATCCAGGCTAACTCCCGTCTGGTCCACCAGGAACGTGACCAGTTTGGCGACCTGAGCTCCCACTACCCGCAGGTTGGAGGCGGCGGCGGCGTAGTCGGGGAACTGGATGCCTTTGGTCCAGTCTACAATGATGTAGTTAACGTCGTCCTacaaaaaacaagatttctacattcacaaatacatatatatagaaatgttttgtttgttataaCACTATGAGCCCGTCTTTCTGTTACACAAGCCATTCTTCTACGTTGTCCTGTTTCTTCCTATTTCATCACTTGGAAAACGCATGCGCACCGTGACTATACCATTTTCTACATCGCCATTAAAACGTGTGGATAATTGTCCTGAACCTTTTTGTTCAGAAACTATCTAGTTCAAATGTCTTCCAACCCTTCTGTCCCTgataaaaatacaacaaatgtcGTAAACGTTATTTCGATTGACAGTTATACCTTCAAGTGCATTTCAGCCATTGCCTGTGCGGCTGATGAACTTAACACGTCTTCGATGCCCTTGGCGTCGGTGAAGCCATGGATCCACACTTTGACTGGCTTCTCTTGTTTAAAGGACGACAGTTGAAGCGTGGTCGGATTGTCGAAGTCCAACAGCTGTTAGTATGAAGTATGTATTATTCAATGGAATCAATGCTAAAAACACACGGtttaacatacaaatgtacaattgttgttTATACCATTTTAGAAACGGTTTGATGATCATATGATTCTGTATGGTTCTGGCTTACGAATTCGTGAGCACATCTTCTGCATTACTATTTGCCTACGTGAAGCCTGCCTCTtactagacccgcggcacgctggcggcgtcgctaaggccgatcgaattgacaaagttCTCAActaatttcatcgacaaaaaaataaTCGTTTCAAGCTTTGTgcgttttattgtctttttggtcatacttgtatgttttgaatgatattctcattaaaaagtcaagggtagcacaaattcagtttagtacgcagcgacgccgccatactttttttttcattaatatttGTGCAGTGTTTGTGGGAACTGgcttgcacaactgtgagacCCAAAGACTAGAGAATCAGAGctgggcgccgccctatacacAATATGGTGCGGGGAGGTCTTTCACTACAAGGCATCTGATCTTACAGCACACGAAAAGGATTCGTGAACATACGGGAAGCATTACTTTCATGAAAAATGCAATGCAACTAAAGATAGtatttcgtgcagtgaattCAACATCAATGGACAATGGCACATGTAGTCGGTTGCAGTGTTGTATGTTCAGCATAGAAGAGAGTGAATCCAAACCTGTCTGTCGGCTAGCAGGGCGTTACTGCGGGTGAAGAGGTAGAACTTGGTGTCCAGCTGGTCGGGGGAGCCCGGCAGTCTGCCCGTGTTGGTGTAGGGGGCCAGGATGGAGAAACACCCCAGGTCTCCGTAACACACCTCATCGGCGTTCTGGGCTAAACATGACAGGCAAAGAAATAGATGAATGCAAGTAAGCCGTTACCTCAATCTTTCATGAACAAGCAAACTGAAGTAGAAATCTTTAAAATCCTATCAACGGTGACCCAAATTGTATTAGCCGAAGAAAAATTTGACGAGCACTGGCTAAGAGCAGAATAGTTTTTATAATGCaagcttctttttcttcattccTATCAAAAGAGCAAGTTTTTTCTTCTATTGAATAACCAAATCTTACCGATGGCATGTAGCAACAGTACCGCGAACACCGATATGGTAGACCAAAGAGCCATGGTGAAAGACGTCTGTGTGGAACTGAGAAAACAAGTCGGACGGTTTGTCTCTCTTGTCGGGACCTTATCGAAGTTATAAAGCTAACGATCGGGTCATCGTACTGATAGCGTTGCGCAACGTGTTTGCAGAAGACGCCAAAATAGGCTAATCAATGGCTCGTCTGATATGATAATGTATGTGATACACGTGTTGAGCCGTGtgatcttctgtatctgcaaaaaaaaaatccacgcgTTTTGTAGTCTGGTGTCCTAGTCCTGTATCTAGGGCATTAGAGGGCAATGACGTTTTGACATACAGCTGCTTCTAGTGCTAGTAAGAGTAATTCAAGATCCGACTGACGGTGTAAAAGTAGTTTATTGATGTCCTTGCAGGAagaaacaagctatctgccacaaaaaaaaacacaagaccacagcacgtccaggtcaaaatatacaaaaatggaatttctgctacagtaccaagggcacataccagggggcccaaaatcaaccttgaatttcggcttcacgacacctacccacataccaaatatcatcgtaatccatcaagaggctcttgagttatactgactccagtagtgcggaaacacaaacagacaaacagacagacaaacagacaaacagacacacccaaaacaatatctccatttttcatggagataataatgtaATGGGAGAtgacagacttcaccccctgCCCACACACCCTTACAGTCCCATAAACAGAAATACGCTgaggaaggttagacatccaggtaaacattactaatatacaatttaaacTCGACTACTGGGTAAATTTCCGCACGtcgacgtttcgagtgacatccatcactcttcttcagcgtaactagaatgaactagcagaactaaccagtacttacaTACTTACACTGGGGGATGTATGGCAACGTAGTCGGGATATATACTGGACGCGCTTGGACCAGTACTAGAGTAGGACATGTGTTACGAATTATAACCAATAAAGGACAGGGACCCACGTGTATCTGAGCCGAGATACGACTGTGTGTGGACGTACATTTATTAtaaattcaccaggttgtattatttcagccagtaggtacccatctgagtaatgaggctgttgtaacgcactcgaggcacctcctcgaacacgggacccccatttttcgtctcttccgaaagacggtgcagctccgacaaggatacccttcccgggattcgatccggggtctcccggatccaactaattggaaacaggaggctcaactgcgaagccgctaccaattgagttACAGGGACATAAGCAACACTGGTGGCAGTTATTCTTTCCAACACTAGTTGACAATAATGTAGTCGACGTCTTCCTATGAAAATAGATCTATATCTACATTAGACCAAGTAAATGCTTgcatacaagaaaaacattcaTTCGCATTCTTACAAAGATTGACTATTACATGCAATTTTGCACGCAAAAAAATGCTTTGCTTGGTAGTAGACGTAGCAAGAATTATTCTTTGTACCGGAATATTCCTCATCAATGATATCCGTTCCATCTCTCTTGGGAGCTGAAAAACGTACAACATATTTTCTGTGCATTCTAGAAACGGCTAGCACATATGAGACAAAGACATGTCTACTGAAGGTTGTATCTAGTAATACCTTTTTGTGTAATTCTGCCATTACTTGGGCAAAATTGGAATTGATAAAGTCTTTAACTCAACAGTCACTGGTGAAGCCATGGGTCTCAACCAGTAATCTCAACTAGACTCCATGGCATGAGGAAAACCTGAAGACAAACTGACCATATAGGCAAAAGAATCGGTACAATTTCTCTTTAATTTGTGTAATTACTCATAAGCCAGTGCCATTGTAATTACAGATCTAAAAAACACCGCTAACGTCGCTATCTACCGTTGCCAAGATCTGTCACTAATATGTCatataacggggggcgcccgaacatcgacgcgccctaacatcgcacggattttttactgatcttattttgcataagtacgccgtgtttgtgtccaataactaagctgataaggaaggtaaataacccaagttcatgcacatgattgtcatttacattcaaaacatatgtgtacatattcatttcttgttttgtcgaaaagtagtattttgacaataatgatggtagcgctaagtagagggtcactgcgtagctagacggcccggcacctaaatatacgacctgtgccaagcagatacataagtcacacagctatcatacacataagaaaaataacttcataaaacactaaaaatttgggtctttaagtgtttgttgagaagaaaaccgaccaaagaaaaacaacgtaaacattgctgtcgtctgacgacgttgttttcccgccatttttgggggccgcgatggtggcgaaacgattcaacgcacagttttgttacgctctaacatgtgattggtaccgtctatgaaaaggaaactgaatacagagatggcgaagatatttcccaataagtagacggagtattgttgatgtcagCGGTGTCGTttattcgtaatgatttcgtaagtcgggccgtattcaatacgtacgtcgggccgcgtagtagcctatttcccgtggaaacatgaactgggatgcgctagatatagcccttctcacatgacgtgagaagtgcacacagtcaaaattttccggtcaaaagaaagctagaatatagcagacttcaagcctaatttacatttccctaacttcatcactaacttccgaagagagcaaaattaccaaagcgtaggaagttaggcacactatctggcgtagcactaaatcagaaggtacattcgtgaaaatgtctcacagcgtcttccgcatgtaacgcggagcatgaagggcccatgaacagtatgaatacattttttgtccaagtatggtctttagatgaatgtgttcaaaattcattcattaaaacatgaccattctctggcaaccagcaatggagcgccgtgagttccagcgcgtaaaaaaacgtccgatatttgggcaccccccgttatgtGGTAAAAGGCTACCAAAAGAGCATGTCacgttatttttttttaatattctaCAGTACATCAATGTAAAGAATATCTTCCTCTAGTAGCGTGTACTTCTTGTGTACATACTGACCTTTTATTAGTATTCATATCAGGATTGGTTCATATCAACGATGTGTTAGATCGATAGTTTCGTCGTGCAAGTATCAAGACTTGTTTTTCTCCATTTATAATCCCCTAATGACCTCCAATATTGATTGCTAGGATAGGAACAAATAAAAACTGCTGTCTTGAGCTCATCGCTAGCTGCTGTTGTTTTCCCATGTTAGAGACCCGGGCTACCCAGAATCCTTTGGGTCCTGTTCTGAACGCCTGGAGACACGTCTCAATTTGGAAATTTCCCATGGTGCAATTTTTAGGACCCGGATGTTCGTAACCTTGAAAGATGGGAGAGAAACATTATGATATAACCTTTGATACGAGTAAACCAGAGCTTGGAAGAGGCCCGTAGGGGGACTGACAACATGCTCAGCTTCATGATATAACAAAATTTTAGAACTCTTATTTCAGGGAAAACCATAGGGGTACCTTCTCAACTATTCTCCAATTCATGCAagattttgcatatttttgctCTAGAATGCCCAGTTCCAAAGCAGAGACAAACCTATACAGTTTTACGTGATTAATCTATGAACATGTGGGAGGGGCTCTATTTTCACAGTCATACTTTATAGGCAGTTTTGTTTCCAACAAATGTCTGCTCATGGCATTGTAACCGATACCATTTCCTTAACCTGAAATACCTCAGCTCATCAGTTCTAAAGTTCAAAAtactgcagtttcaaaaaagCAATCGTCCTTTAGATCGAAAAAACATTGTGCAGACCAGACAGTGGTACATTGGTGTGACGGAAGGTAGTAATCTGTGTGCGTCACTTGTTTGTTCCTCTCGGACGATCGGTAGCTTatcttttcaaaatggcggccacaTTCGTCCTTCGCACGTACCCCACATCCCGGATGTGGTCCGTGCGTGTAAACGTGAGTGACAAGTCATGCTCTTGAAAACGTGAGCTAAATGACTTAGAATAAAGATATGGCTCTCTCTCACGTTTCAGCTCAATCTAAGAACATGCTGAGTATGAATATTATCATCAGATGTCAATATGAATATCATCAAATATACCAATTTCTAATGGAAAATTATCATAATGTCTTTTTTAATTCTCGTGTCAA
Proteins encoded in this window:
- the LOC136444269 gene encoding uncharacterized protein → MALWSTISVFAVLLLHAIAQNADEVCYGDLGCFSILAPYTNTGRLPGSPDQLDTKFYLFTRSNALLADRQLLDFDNPTTLQLSSFKQEKPVKVWIHGFTDAKGIEDVLSSSAAQAMAEMHLKDDVNYIIVDWTKGIQFPDYAAAASNLRVVGAQVAKLVTFLVDQTGVSLDQFHLIGFSLGAHLAGEAGSRLPGLARVTGLDPAGPMFELADPAARLNSNAATFVDVIHTDVPYFNVGFGMATKVGDVDFYPNGGARQPNCPSNPVAESLADVLSGLTSGTFDANGLIDSASCSHSRAVDYWIESINSPCSFVAHRCDSYSEYESGACWDNSDGSYAVMGYDADPSARGAMFTTTFGENSFCGTEFKVSFRTKKYARTTRGQVEATIIGTDASTDATNLFSSDSKSFEDDRTYSGMFMSRAGVGTPSELQLTFKASASTSFWSRPSELKITRIDLQSNTGITKDMNGLWNILYVVVVVVLVADFAESGKIRNNVRKGKKERPSELRSLPYQDILRVYGQTQTSRKKPTDHGHHTTTTPAMTTTPRPPQVVCYDNLGCFSDEYPFDNTGGVVPQSPEYINTMFYVFTKSNPTIEARQAISYDDILSVQNSPFDPTKPVKVLIHGFYSDPITGDPFWAGDAMREMLIRDDINVIIVDWNKGAEFPNYAQAATNVRLVAAQVARLITFLVNETGCSLDQFHLVGHSLGAHLSGHVGRRLPGLPRITGLDPAEPYFEDKGPIVRLDPTDALFVDVIHTDGGEFLSGAWGLDLPSGHVDFYPNGGKGQPGCANTWIGSITSIFDSSVTFDDVVDCSHNRAYEFYIESINNPCKFVSYPCRSYDDFAAGGCRDCSNNACSVMGYDVDSNMAARGRHYLSTADTGPYCRYEYKVTIKTKAGMEHTRGDLVVIIAGNSQTTAPIQLFGDSNYALDQDTTHTGIVSSTVGIDSIGELRLTYLFTNNILYTWANGADLTIERIDVTSNSGASVSYCGETLLRDGVMNTISSFNNCDVIMQ